A stretch of the Papaver somniferum cultivar HN1 chromosome 6, ASM357369v1, whole genome shotgun sequence genome encodes the following:
- the LOC113290789 gene encoding H/ACA ribonucleoprotein complex subunit 1-like, with the protein MDSLCKASRWKETQITGCVALIQQRLGNSPREQVQSKQGKGGRGGRCEKGGRGRGEKGGRAGISAKDGRTGTSSRGGRGGGKKTPIQGGSGRGKKSRGVEQVVEHEQDDDLDAFMHSSSNEASSE; encoded by the exons ATGGACAGTCTTTGCAAAGCTTCCAGGTGGAAAGAAACACAAATTACGGGATGTGTTGCTCTTATCCAG CAACGACTCGGAAACTCCCCCCGTGAACAAGTTCAATCTAAGCAAGGAAAAGGCGGTCGAGGTGGTAGATGTGAAAAAGGTGGTCGTGGTCGAGGTGAAAAAGGTGGCCGTGCTGGAATAAGTGCAAAAGATGGTCGTACTGGAACAAGTTCTCGGggtggacgtggtggaggtaaaaagacTCCAATTCAAGGTGGCAGCGGTCGAGGTAAAAAATCTAGAGGTGTAGAACAAGTTGTGGAACATGAGCAAGATGACGATTTGGATGCTTTTATGCACTCGTCTTCGAATGAGGCATCAAGTGAATGA
- the LOC113287489 gene encoding UBP1-associated protein 2C-like, with protein MDPSMKKRKADENGAVASDGISASKLSTEDTRKIIEPFTQDQLLDILQDAVMRHADVLDAVRLIADRDPTQRKLFIRGLGWETTTEGLRTLFSSYGDLDEAVVILDKVTGKSKGYGFVTFKHIDGAMLALKEPSKKIDGRMTVTQLAASGTTGPTSNIQPIDVSARKIYVGNVPFDMPSDRLLAHFSSYGEIEEGPLGFDKQTGKSRGFALFVYKSSEAARASLVDPIKTIDGHQLVCKLAIEGKKGKPGAPNAVGVQGQSGVPGEVPGDGLQQQPSMPSGMSSYGAGFGGGHQVPGGLGHHHPHHHMGGQGLSSMGNQVPPLGGSGYGAGLGGGFGSGPVSGGYGGPNASGYGGLSGGAGSMYRLPPGSVGMPSGGYPESGHYGLTSAFPGQHHQPSASSPVPRVPPLYHPYY; from the coding sequence ATGGATCCAtcaatgaagaaaagaaaagctGACGAAAACGGCGCAGTAGCATCAGATGGAATTTCAGCATCAAAACTAAGCACAGAAGATACACGCAAAATCATTGAACCATTCACACAAGACCAGCTGCTTGATATCCTTCAAGATGCAGTTATGAGACACGCCGATGTTCTCGATGCCGTTAGGTTAATAGCTGATCGCGATCCAACCCAAAGAAAATTATTCATCCGCGGTCTTGGTTGGGAAACAACAACAGAAGGATTACGAACCCTGTTCTCATCTTACGGTGATCTTGATGAAGCTGTTGTTATTCTTGATAAAGTTACAGGTAAATCTAAAGGTTATGGCTTCGTTACATTCAAACATATCGACGGTGCGATGCTAGCATTGAAAGAACCTAGTAAGAAAATTGACGGTCGGATGACTGTTACACAGTTAGCTGCATCTGGAACTACTGGACCTACATCTAATATTCAACCAATTGATGTTTCGGCGAGGAAAATATATGTGGGTAATGTACCTTTCGATATGCCTTCTGATAGATTATTAGCACATTTTTCATCCTATGGTGAAATTGAAGAAGGACCATTAGGTTTTGATAAACAAACTGGGAAATCAAGAGGatttgctttatttgtttataaaaGTAGTGAAGCAGCAAGAGCTTCATTAGTTGATCCAATTAAAACAATTGATGGACATCAattggtatgtaagttagcaattgaGGGTAAAAAAGGGAAACCTGGGGCACCTAATGCTGTAGGAGTTCAAGGGCAATCTGGTGTACCAGGGGAAGTCCCCGGTGATGGTTTACAACAGCAGCCTTCAATGCCAAGTGGGATGTCTTCATATGGAGCTGGATTTGGTGGTGGACACCAAGTGCCTGGTGGACTTGGtcatcatcatcctcaccatCATATGGGTGGACAGGGGTTGTCCTCTATGGGTAATCAAGTGCCACCATTAGGTGGTAGTGGATATGGTGCTGGACTAGGCGGTGGTTTTGGGAGTGGACCAGTTTCTGGAGGTTATGGAGGACCGAATGCAAGTGGATATGGTGGATTGAGTGGTGGTGCTGGGTCCATGTATAGGTTACCACCTGGTTCAGTTGGAATGCCATCTGGGGGTTATCCTGAAAGTGGGCATTATGGCTTGACATCTGCATTCCCGGGTCAGCATCACCAACCTTCAGCATCCTCACCAGTGCCTAGGGTGCCACCTCTGTACCATCCATATTACTGA